One region of Pseudoalteromonas luteoviolacea genomic DNA includes:
- a CDS encoding SLC13 family permease, translating into MTDTMVKGSSLYNKFWLFLGPFLFLLTCLTQGPEGLSEQGWRTAGLAMWLAVWWVSETVPIPVTSLVPLLAVPLADINDIKSTSSAYAHPLIFLFLGGFLISIAMEKSQLHKRIALKTMLKSGTNPKYQVLAMMLVSGFLSMWINNTATTLMLLPIALSVIHVLQKNGAHCDNYAKALLLAIAYSASLGGVGTIIGTAPNALMVAYLWDNHQIEIGFGQWMIVAVPFTFGMIFLCWLWLTKFAFKLAPQQNNSQMTEIFSSQLKEQGRMTIAEKNVLYVFLFAVFGWLLRPYLQTWTGLNITDTGIAVAASIMLFVLPADSKGEQKVMDWPAAKEVPWGILLLFGGGLTLASQIKGSGLAEYIANILAGASAIPLVLSVIAVAALITFLTELTSNTATAAGFLPLLGPVAEQVTGTPLVWIIPAAMAASCAFMMPVATPPNAIVFGSGEIKIRDMIKAGFVLNLIAIAMISLITLTVARWVFVF; encoded by the coding sequence ATGACGGATACAATGGTTAAAGGTAGTTCCTTATATAACAAATTTTGGCTATTTCTAGGCCCCTTCCTTTTTTTACTGACATGTCTCACTCAAGGCCCTGAAGGCTTATCAGAGCAAGGTTGGCGCACTGCAGGCTTAGCGATGTGGCTCGCTGTTTGGTGGGTAAGTGAGACAGTCCCAATCCCTGTTACGTCATTGGTTCCTTTATTGGCTGTTCCGCTGGCGGACATTAATGATATAAAGAGTACCTCATCGGCATATGCGCATCCCCTTATCTTTTTATTTTTAGGTGGGTTTTTAATTTCGATAGCCATGGAAAAGTCGCAGTTGCACAAGCGAATTGCGCTAAAGACCATGCTCAAAAGTGGCACAAACCCTAAATATCAAGTGTTGGCTATGATGCTTGTAAGCGGCTTTTTATCTATGTGGATAAATAATACGGCCACCACGCTGATGTTGTTGCCTATTGCTTTGTCTGTGATTCATGTTTTACAAAAAAACGGTGCTCACTGTGATAACTATGCAAAAGCCTTGTTGTTAGCTATTGCCTATAGTGCAAGTTTAGGTGGTGTTGGAACTATTATTGGCACTGCACCTAACGCATTAATGGTCGCGTATTTGTGGGACAACCATCAAATAGAAATAGGCTTTGGACAATGGATGATAGTTGCGGTGCCATTTACATTTGGCATGATTTTTTTATGTTGGCTTTGGCTAACCAAGTTTGCATTTAAACTTGCTCCGCAACAAAATAATAGTCAGATGACGGAAATATTTTCCTCTCAACTCAAAGAGCAGGGCAGAATGACGATTGCGGAGAAAAATGTTCTGTATGTCTTCTTATTTGCAGTATTTGGTTGGCTTTTGAGGCCCTATTTACAAACATGGACTGGGTTAAACATTACAGATACGGGAATAGCGGTTGCAGCGTCTATCATGTTATTTGTTTTACCAGCAGACAGTAAAGGCGAGCAAAAAGTTATGGACTGGCCTGCTGCGAAAGAAGTGCCATGGGGCATACTTTTATTATTTGGTGGCGGGTTAACCTTAGCGAGCCAAATAAAAGGATCTGGCCTTGCTGAATACATCGCAAATATATTAGCAGGTGCGAGTGCTATTCCACTTGTATTGAGTGTCATTGCTGTGGCTGCTTTGATCACATTTTTAACTGAGCTGACAAGCAATACAGCCACAGCCGCAGGCTTTTTACCTTTACTTGGTCCGGTTGCAGAACAAGTGACGGGAACGCCATTGGTATGGATCATCCCTGCGGCAATGGCCGCAAGCTGTGCCTTTATGATGCCCGTAGCAACTCCGCCAAATGCGATAGTATTTGGATCTGGTGAAATAAAAATTAGGGATATGATAAAAGCGGGATTTGTATTAAACCTAATTGCTATTGCAATGATAAGTCTTATAACCTTAACGGTTGCTCGTTGGGTTTTTGTATTTTAA